In a genomic window of Spiroplasma melliferum:
- a CDS encoding 4-hydroxy-3-methylbut-2-enyl diphosphate reductase, with the protein MKVVKVTPRGYCLGVVKSIKWAKEAAIKYAGRQIYMLGYLVHNKHVIDEIVNLGVIPVNDFKLNRLELIQTLPDNAVVILSAHGSDDRIKDVAVQKNITLVDTECEWVTVTKNLIKEYLAKPDYQIIFIGKHFHPETNAMLALSPTINLVTTEQEVASILPNLDPTKKILITNQTTLSKIDIEAIVEKLKTLVPNEIIFKNDLCNATLERQNAVLSLDPTTIDLLLVVGDDRSSNTLKLVAMGEQIGIESYRINDKSDIQPTWLANKTCVAVTAGASTPSIIQLEVIRYLEQI; encoded by the coding sequence ATGAAAGTTGTAAAAGTAACACCTCGTGGTTATTGTCTTGGTGTTGTTAAATCAATTAAATGAGCAAAAGAAGCTGCTATTAAATATGCCGGGCGACAAATTTATATGTTAGGTTATCTTGTCCATAATAAACATGTCATTGATGAAATCGTTAACTTAGGTGTTATTCCTGTTAATGATTTTAAACTTAATCGCCTTGAGTTAATTCAAACTTTGCCAGATAATGCTGTTGTGATTTTAAGTGCCCATGGTAGTGATGATCGGATTAAAGATGTTGCAGTTCAAAAAAATATTACACTTGTTGATACTGAATGTGAATGAGTAACAGTTACGAAAAATTTAATTAAGGAATATTTAGCAAAACCGGATTATCAAATTATTTTTATTGGGAAGCACTTTCATCCCGAAACAAATGCAATGTTAGCACTTAGTCCAACCATCAATCTTGTGACAACAGAACAGGAAGTTGCTAGCATTTTACCCAATCTTGATCCAACCAAAAAGATTTTAATTACAAACCAAACAACGCTTTCTAAAATTGATATTGAAGCAATTGTTGAAAAACTTAAAACTCTTGTTCCAAATGAAATTATTTTTAAAAATGATTTATGCAATGCAACATTAGAACGACAAAATGCTGTCCTAAGTTTAGATCCAACAACAATTGACCTTTTACTTGTTGTTGGTGATGATCGTAGCAGTAACACCTTAAAATTAGTTGCAATGGGTGAACAAATTGGTATTGAATCATATCGCATTAATGATAAAAGTGATATTCAACCAACTTGGCTAGCAAATAAAACTTGTGTTGCTGTTACTGCTGGAGCATCAACACCTAGTATCATCCAATTAGAAGTAATTCGTTATTTAGAACAAATATAA
- a CDS encoding putative transmembrane protein, with product MKSFGKWSITLIWVIVLIILVLALVFLGIYYDGYYWEGKGLPVNINDIKTFNGNGYQLITQLGIGKLMRLVSSGSFIWGYSNIVVPDGGQGIDLMTWLQQPGNVNNSGVIQWPQNYELEAGTNFAEVVGSLLIVLLVAIPVLILIGIYVTKKMIKAMTHPYSIEYLDTQKKLKKTIKGARKALKKMNKAVRKGRETPTTLAREQERWANLIVNAEADFIKEKELFKTQDNKKPVVKKLVPVGKK from the coding sequence ATGAAATCATTTGGTAAATGAAGTATAACTTTAATATGAGTTATTGTATTAATTATTTTAGTTTTAGCCTTAGTTTTTTTAGGAATATACTATGATGGTTATTATTGAGAAGGAAAAGGATTGCCGGTTAATATTAATGATATTAAAACATTTAATGGAAATGGTTATCAGTTAATAACCCAATTGGGAATTGGAAAATTAATGCGGTTAGTATCATCCGGGTCATTTATTTGAGGATATTCAAATATTGTTGTGCCTGATGGTGGTCAAGGAATTGATTTAATGACATGATTGCAACAACCGGGTAATGTTAATAATAGTGGTGTGATTCAATGACCCCAAAATTATGAATTAGAAGCAGGGACAAATTTTGCGGAAGTAGTTGGTAGTTTATTAATTGTGTTATTAGTTGCTATTCCTGTTTTAATCCTAATTGGGATATATGTTACAAAAAAAATGATAAAAGCAATGACACATCCTTACTCAATTGAATATTTAGATACACAGAAAAAATTGAAAAAAACAATAAAAGGAGCTAGAAAGGCACTGAAAAAAATGAATAAAGCTGTTCGCAAAGGACGTGAAACACCAACAACATTAGCACGAGAACAAGAACGATGAGCTAATTTAATTGTTAATGCTGAAGCAGATTTTATTAAAGAAAAAGAACTTTTTAAAACGCAGGATAATAAAAAACCAGTTGTGAAAAAATTAGTACCTGTTGGTAAAAAATAA
- a CDS encoding RNA polymerase sigma factor RpoD, which produces MGLSKKEVRDMKSFDEFKEYINKYLEENNNEIEQEKLITLINDHFEVDDNDVKEYFEELVTNGVEFSDVNLEELEENEVPEPEKVTKKQPDEKLRYKVGGISNETKIQDIIKAYFNILGTSKILTREEEIKYAKILESSDPEERRFGRDKLITSNLKLVVSVARKHLNRGLDFSDLIEEGNIGLMKAVDKFDYKRGFKFSTYATWWIRQATTRAIADQARTIRIPVHMVETINKLTRIERQLTQELGREPSYNEIAEKMGQGMVGEKVREIKRLSIEPVSLEKPIGDEDDTHFGDFVDDKDIFTPDEYAEKESLREVIDEVFHEILSAREEKVIRMRFGLLPTKLRTVLRLAKECEDETFPELVQTVKALDIHYDTPIEKVQSQKNALIDKHLSKYDSPKTLEEVGKEFKVTRERIRQIEAKTIRKFKPNQANSKAKVLKDFFKG; this is translated from the coding sequence ATGGGATTATCAAAAAAAGAAGTCAGAGATATGAAATCTTTTGATGAATTTAAAGAATATATTAATAAATATTTAGAAGAAAATAACAATGAAATTGAACAAGAAAAATTAATAACATTAATTAATGATCATTTTGAAGTTGATGATAATGATGTTAAAGAATATTTTGAAGAATTAGTCACTAATGGTGTTGAATTTAGTGATGTTAATTTAGAAGAATTAGAAGAAAATGAAGTTCCTGAACCAGAAAAAGTAACAAAAAAACAACCAGATGAAAAATTACGTTATAAAGTTGGTGGTATTTCAAATGAAACAAAAATTCAGGATATTATTAAAGCTTACTTTAATATTTTGGGAACAAGTAAGATTTTAACTCGTGAGGAAGAAATTAAATATGCCAAAATTCTAGAATCATCTGATCCAGAAGAAAGACGTTTTGGAAGGGATAAATTAATCACTTCTAACTTAAAGTTAGTTGTTTCAGTTGCCCGCAAACATTTAAACCGGGGATTAGATTTTTCAGATTTAATTGAAGAAGGAAACATCGGGTTAATGAAAGCTGTTGATAAGTTTGATTATAAGCGTGGTTTTAAATTTTCAACATATGCAACATGATGAATTAGACAAGCAACAACACGGGCAATTGCTGATCAAGCGCGAACAATTCGGATCCCTGTTCATATGGTTGAAACAATTAATAAATTAACAAGAATTGAACGTCAATTAACACAAGAATTAGGGCGCGAACCAAGTTACAATGAAATTGCCGAAAAAATGGGGCAAGGAATGGTTGGCGAAAAAGTTCGTGAAATTAAAAGATTATCAATTGAACCGGTTTCATTAGAAAAACCAATTGGTGATGAGGATGATACTCATTTTGGTGATTTTGTTGATGATAAAGATATTTTTACACCGGATGAATATGCTGAAAAAGAATCATTACGAGAAGTAATTGATGAAGTTTTCCATGAAATTTTATCAGCCCGAGAAGAAAAAGTAATTAGAATGCGGTTTGGACTTTTACCAACAAAGTTACGAACAGTATTACGGTTAGCAAAAGAATGCGAAGATGAAACTTTTCCTGAATTAGTCCAAACAGTTAAAGCGCTTGATATTCACTATGATACACCAATTGAAAAAGTACAAAGTCAAAAAAATGCGTTAATTGATAAACATTTATCAAAATATGATTCGCCAAAAACATTAGAAGAAGTAGGCAAAGAGTTTAAAGTTACACGTGAACGAATTCGTCAAATTGAAGCAAAAACAATTCGTAAGTTTAAACCAAACCAAGCTAACTCAAAAGCAAAAGTATTAAAAGACTTTTTTAAAGGATAG
- a CDS encoding putative GTP-binding protein yields the protein MAIKSGFVAIVGRPNVGKSTLLNTILNNKVAIVTAKAQTTRNRIQGIYNDQESQIVFMDTPGIHKAHHEMGKFMNKVALSATKAADVILFLAPANERIGDNDRYIIKALQERAIPIVLVVTKIDLVSKGDLMVKIAEWEKIHQFTAVIPVSAVKHKNLETLLILLKTHLEVGPQYYPDDMLTDQPEKFLIREIIREKILLLTEDEIPHSVAILIDKIEDQPQLLKIMASICVERDSQKGIIIGKQGRLIKKIGTQARLELEQILGTKIFLELFVKVVDKWRDKPSMIARLGYNKESY from the coding sequence ATGGCAATTAAATCAGGCTTTGTTGCAATTGTGGGTCGACCAAATGTCGGAAAATCAACATTATTGAATACAATTTTAAATAATAAAGTAGCAATTGTAACGGCAAAGGCACAAACAACGCGTAACCGGATTCAAGGTATTTATAATGATCAAGAATCACAAATTGTGTTTATGGATACACCAGGCATTCATAAAGCTCATCATGAAATGGGAAAATTTATGAACAAAGTTGCGTTATCAGCAACCAAAGCAGCTGATGTTATTTTATTTTTAGCCCCGGCAAATGAACGAATTGGTGATAATGATCGTTATATTATCAAAGCACTACAAGAGCGAGCAATTCCAATTGTTTTAGTTGTCACAAAAATTGATTTAGTTTCCAAAGGTGATTTAATGGTAAAAATTGCTGAATGAGAAAAAATTCATCAATTTACTGCAGTTATTCCAGTTTCAGCAGTTAAACATAAAAATCTTGAAACATTATTAATTTTATTAAAAACACATTTAGAAGTAGGACCACAATATTATCCCGATGATATGCTAACTGACCAACCCGAAAAGTTTTTAATTCGTGAAATTATTCGAGAAAAAATTTTGTTATTAACAGAAGATGAGATTCCCCATAGTGTTGCGATTTTAATTGATAAAATTGAAGATCAACCACAACTATTAAAAATTATGGCTTCAATTTGTGTTGAACGTGATTCACAAAAAGGAATTATTATTGGGAAACAAGGACGCCTAATTAAAAAAATTGGAACACAAGCACGCTTAGAATTAGAACAAATTTTAGGAACAAAAATATTTTTAGAATTATTTGTTAAAGTAGTTGATAAATGACGGGATAAGCCTTCAATGATTGCTCGTTTAGGTTATAACAAAGAAAGTTATTAA
- a CDS encoding glycyl-tRNA synthetase gives MQYTLEEVVNHLKTQGFVFQGSEIYGGLANSWDFGPLGVELERNLKNLWWQHFITKSKYNVGLDSAILMNNNVWKASGHLGNFADPLLDCKKCKTRMRADKLIEDNYPKLNCGGWTNEQLETFITEKNILCPNCGGHDFTEIRQFELMFKTNQGVIEDEKSVVYLRPETAQGIFVNFKNVQRSLRKKIPFGVGQIGKSFRNEITPGNFIFRTREFEQMELEFFYDSNEKVDWFEYWVKEVTKFLELINLKSENYRFREHNADELAHYAKRTIDIEYKFPFGIGELWGIADRGDYDLRRHSEMSKNDLSYLNQETNEKIMPHVIEPSVGVGRLLLAILYDAYHVEKVDDNETRIVLKLSPLLAPYQIAVIPLSKQLNSEAYQLYEKLLVHFQCTYDETGNIGKRYRRQDAIGTPFCVTVDFDTQEDQKVTVRNRDTMKQERVAITNLESYFTAALK, from the coding sequence ATGCAATATACATTAGAAGAAGTTGTTAATCATTTAAAAACACAAGGTTTTGTGTTTCAAGGTAGTGAGATTTATGGCGGTTTAGCAAACAGCTGAGATTTTGGACCGTTGGGGGTTGAATTAGAACGAAATTTAAAAAATTTATGATGACAACATTTTATTACGAAATCAAAATATAATGTTGGTCTTGATAGTGCTATTTTAATGAACAATAATGTTTGAAAAGCTTCTGGGCACCTTGGTAATTTTGCTGACCCATTATTAGACTGTAAAAAGTGTAAAACCCGAATGCGGGCAGATAAACTGATTGAAGATAATTATCCGAAATTAAATTGTGGTGGTTGAACTAATGAACAATTAGAAACTTTTATTACTGAAAAAAATATTTTATGTCCAAATTGTGGTGGACATGACTTTACTGAAATTCGTCAGTTTGAATTAATGTTTAAAACAAATCAAGGTGTAATTGAAGATGAAAAATCAGTTGTTTATTTGCGGCCAGAAACAGCACAAGGAATTTTTGTCAATTTTAAAAATGTCCAACGTTCTTTACGAAAAAAAATCCCTTTTGGAGTTGGTCAAATTGGAAAGTCATTTCGTAATGAAATTACCCCGGGAAATTTTATTTTTCGTACACGTGAATTTGAACAAATGGAATTAGAATTTTTTTATGATAGTAACGAAAAGGTTGATTGATTTGAATATTGAGTTAAAGAAGTAACCAAGTTTTTAGAATTAATTAATTTAAAATCAGAAAACTATCGTTTTCGTGAGCATAATGCTGATGAATTAGCCCATTATGCGAAACGAACTATTGATATTGAATATAAATTTCCGTTTGGAATAGGTGAATTATGGGGGATCGCTGACCGTGGGGATTATGATTTACGTCGTCATAGTGAAATGAGTAAAAATGATTTGTCGTATTTAAATCAAGAAACAAATGAAAAAATTATGCCGCATGTAATTGAACCATCTGTTGGAGTTGGTCGTTTGCTGCTAGCTATTTTATATGATGCTTACCATGTTGAAAAAGTTGATGACAATGAGACGAGAATTGTTTTAAAATTAAGTCCGTTATTAGCTCCGTATCAAATTGCGGTGATTCCATTAAGCAAACAATTAAACAGCGAGGCTTATCAACTATATGAAAAACTCTTAGTTCATTTTCAGTGTACTTATGATGAAACAGGAAATATTGGAAAGCGTTATCGTCGTCAAGATGCGATTGGAACACCGTTTTGTGTAACAGTTGATTTTGATACTCAAGAAGACCAAAAAGTTACCGTTCGTAATCGTGATACAATGAAACAAGAACGAGTGGCAATTACTAATTTAGAAAGTTATTTCACCGCAGCATTAAAATAA
- a CDS encoding putative DNA primase, whose product MALISNEKIDLIKSKVNIVTVMSEYLSLEKRGRNYWAVCPFHQDSHPSMSISPEKQIYRCFACSAGGNVFTFLQEYENISFIEALKKVAVMANISLDELTAYQEKPKYDQSEQLIFEINALASAYFSNNLETKKAYDAKEYLTKRNINNTEIELFQIGYAESGFDHLYHFLIKKGYSINDIQQAGLITIKNGKVYDYFNNRLMFPIKNEDSYVIGFSGRVIGTTSQVAKYLNTPETKVFKKEQLMYNIHRAKPFIRQQNNLILLEGYMDVISLEKLDIKNTVALMGTNLSEYHLKEIKRLTNECLLFLDGDKAGINASLKAAIKLLSNNLKVKIVLNETQQDPDELVNSGQGELIQTMLANAQHPINFALDYFQNKFNLQAANELEEFFNIVAPLIKASPNPLEQELAVNNLVKITGISKETITTKIGQIKSYQKAVFSPMTSEPIPNVTNDNNYQQRLSTRFKPQQSKTVIIKKTKYKIKNLKRYLLAEQNMVLQLLASRKAADFYQRKIGNLNFDGYRLLANDIITYYNGHLGAENVKINMLCDEINDPNLKKILMDIINKSTIKIKYNKKELEDYALLIDDFANEKEIAMLWNKLEKASNLIEQQAISMEIDKLNQRLKFKKG is encoded by the coding sequence ATGGCATTAATTAGTAATGAAAAAATTGATTTAATTAAGTCAAAAGTAAATATTGTTACCGTAATGTCAGAATATTTATCGCTTGAAAAACGTGGCCGTAATTATTGAGCAGTTTGTCCATTTCATCAAGATTCACATCCTTCAATGAGTATTTCACCAGAAAAGCAAATTTATCGTTGTTTTGCTTGTTCAGCTGGTGGCAATGTTTTTACTTTTTTACAAGAATATGAAAATATTAGTTTTATTGAAGCGTTAAAAAAAGTTGCAGTAATGGCCAATATTTCATTAGATGAATTAACTGCTTATCAAGAAAAACCGAAATATGATCAAAGTGAACAGTTAATTTTTGAAATTAATGCCTTAGCAAGTGCTTACTTTAGTAATAATTTAGAAACAAAAAAAGCTTATGATGCAAAAGAATATTTAACAAAACGGAACATTAATAATACTGAAATTGAATTATTTCAGATTGGTTATGCGGAAAGTGGTTTTGATCATTTGTACCATTTTTTAATTAAAAAAGGATATTCAATTAATGATATCCAACAAGCGGGTTTAATTACAATTAAAAATGGTAAGGTATATGATTATTTTAATAATCGCCTAATGTTTCCAATTAAAAATGAAGATAGTTATGTTATCGGTTTTTCTGGGCGAGTAATTGGAACTACCAGCCAAGTAGCAAAGTATCTTAATACTCCTGAAACAAAGGTTTTTAAAAAAGAACAACTAATGTATAATATTCACCGGGCGAAACCTTTTATTCGTCAGCAAAATAATCTAATTTTACTTGAAGGATATATGGATGTTATTAGTTTAGAAAAATTAGATATTAAAAATACCGTTGCTTTGATGGGAACTAATTTAAGTGAATATCATTTAAAAGAAATTAAAAGATTAACGAATGAATGTTTACTTTTTTTGGACGGCGATAAGGCTGGAATTAATGCTAGTTTAAAAGCAGCAATTAAATTGTTAAGTAATAATCTAAAAGTTAAAATTGTCTTGAATGAAACTCAGCAAGATCCTGACGAATTAGTTAATAGTGGTCAAGGGGAATTAATTCAAACAATGTTAGCAAATGCCCAACATCCAATTAATTTTGCTCTTGATTATTTTCAAAATAAATTTAATTTACAAGCAGCAAATGAATTAGAAGAATTTTTTAATATTGTGGCACCTTTAATTAAAGCCAGTCCAAATCCATTGGAACAAGAATTAGCGGTTAATAATTTAGTTAAAATAACAGGAATATCGAAAGAAACAATTACAACAAAAATTGGGCAAATTAAATCATATCAAAAAGCAGTTTTTTCACCTATGACATCAGAACCAATTCCTAATGTAACGAACGATAATAATTATCAGCAAAGGTTATCAACAAGGTTCAAACCACAGCAAAGCAAGACTGTTATAATTAAAAAGACAAAATATAAAATTAAAAATTTAAAGCGATATCTTTTAGCAGAGCAAAATATGGTTTTACAATTACTTGCTTCTCGGAAAGCAGCGGATTTTTATCAAAGAAAAATTGGAAATTTAAATTTTGATGGTTATCGTTTGTTAGCAAATGATATAATTACTTATTATAATGGACATTTGGGGGCAGAAAATGTTAAAATTAATATGTTGTGTGATGAAATAAATGATCCAAATTTAAAAAAAATATTAATGGATATTATTAATAAATCAACGATTAAAATTAAATATAATAAGAAAGAATTAGAAGACTATGCGCTCTTAATTGATGATTTTGCTAATGAAAAAGAGATTGCAATGCTATGAAATAAGTTAGAAAAAGCAAGTAATCTAATTGAGCAACAAGCAATTTCAATGGAAATTGACAAGTTGAATCAACGATTAAAATTTAAAAAGGGGTAG
- a CDS encoding DNA repair protein recO, whose translation MAQKLTGIVLNKQPYDDNSAIVTILSKELGKLAFFAPGVQKITSKNQYAVQFLATSEFEIFLSYHNNKLSKLKTGNLLRTRIKLAQNYDDYLLATLICEIAEQAVADRQPDNALYELLTTTLDNLVAWEDNLSIVIAFMFRTLKWYGLEWNFTMCKRCGSKQHIKTISFLEEGYLCKNCLLPRDYLFPIELVKVFNSNFHTNFYFHNKINIKVLIILFKMLCEYYLTKVGIFSCSIYEMRQKSIYFKE comes from the coding sequence ATGGCCCAAAAATTAACAGGAATAGTGTTGAATAAACAACCTTATGATGATAATAGTGCCATTGTAACGATTTTGTCAAAAGAATTAGGCAAATTAGCTTTTTTTGCCCCTGGAGTACAAAAAATTACATCAAAAAATCAGTATGCAGTACAATTCTTAGCAACAAGTGAGTTTGAAATATTTTTATCATATCATAATAATAAGTTAAGTAAATTAAAAACAGGAAATTTATTAAGAACAAGAATTAAATTAGCGCAAAATTATGATGATTATTTATTAGCAACATTAATTTGTGAAATTGCTGAACAAGCGGTGGCTGACCGTCAGCCCGATAATGCATTGTACGAATTATTAACAACAACATTAGATAATTTAGTTGCATGAGAAGATAATTTAAGTATTGTAATTGCTTTTATGTTTCGTACTTTAAAATGATATGGATTAGAATGAAACTTTACAATGTGTAAACGCTGTGGTAGCAAACAACACATTAAAACAATTAGTTTTCTTGAAGAAGGATATCTTTGTAAAAATTGTTTATTACCAAGAGATTATCTTTTTCCAATTGAATTAGTTAAAGTTTTTAATAGTAATTTTCATACTAATTTTTATTTTCACAATAAGATTAATATAAAAGTGTTAATAATATTATTTAAAATGTTATGTGAGTATTATTTAACAAAAGTTGGAATATTTTCGTGTAGTATTTATGAAATGCGACAAAAATCAATTTATTTTAAAGAATAA
- a CDS encoding putative SAM-dependent methyltransferase yields the protein MDRLSERLLLIAKQVNEKDIICDIGTDHAMIPIYLAKGNLITKAYACDIAEQPLNQAKKNIAKYHAEELITPILADGLAGISHIKIDTCIISGLGSATILTILQQDSDLIDRYILCPNDDPFLLREWIKKQKYFVEKELLIKENDIIYEIIVVNKSAGQKVKNNKDLYFGPCLRKEHNKLFQEKWLLKNDYYLTLLNKIPSNTKSYQEIKAKLKMINKVI from the coding sequence ATGGATAGATTATCGGAACGTTTATTATTAATTGCTAAACAAGTTAATGAAAAAGATATTATTTGTGATATTGGGACAGATCATGCAATGATTCCAATTTATTTAGCAAAAGGAAATTTAATTACCAAAGCTTACGCTTGCGACATTGCTGAACAACCATTAAACCAAGCAAAAAAAAATATTGCAAAATATCATGCTGAAGAACTTATTACCCCAATTTTAGCAGATGGCTTAGCAGGAATTTCCCATATTAAGATTGATACATGTATTATTTCAGGATTAGGAAGTGCAACAATTTTAACCATTCTGCAACAAGATTCTGATTTAATTGATCGCTATATTTTATGTCCTAATGATGATCCATTTTTATTACGAGAATGAATTAAAAAACAAAAATACTTTGTTGAAAAAGAATTATTAATTAAAGAAAATGATATTATTTATGAAATTATTGTTGTTAATAAAAGTGCAGGTCAAAAAGTTAAAAATAACAAAGACTTATATTTTGGTCCTTGTCTTCGCAAAGAACATAATAAACTTTTTCAAGAAAAATGATTGTTAAAAAATGATTATTATTTAACATTATTAAACAAGATTCCTTCGAACACTAAGAGCTATCAAGAAATTAAAGCAAAACTAAAAATGATTAACAAGGTGATATAA